The following are encoded in a window of Phreatobacter oligotrophus genomic DNA:
- a CDS encoding UbiH/UbiF family hydroxylase, which yields MTETESRTTETMSADVIVVGAGPAGLFAALALHNEGFRPVVVGPLPEGRRDHRTSALLDGSVLALKRLGVWPHLESKAAPLRVMRLIDATGSLIRAPIFEGRAGEIGLEAFGFNIANDDITAALLATVRERGIAVIAEPVTAVTIDGGATVTTASGRLLSAPLVAGADGRQSLVRQSAGIDAVASRYPQTAVTATFGHSRPHDDVSTEFHTPTGPFTLVPLPGDRSSLVCVVTPREADHLLALDDAAFAREIERRSEAILGKVTLEPGRGRYDLSSMTPKSFGLPHAALIGEAAHVVPPIGAQGLNLGLRDGAALAECLAAARLRGEPIGSASAMADYDRARRADIVGRTLAIDVLNRSLLSSLMPVHVARGAGLWALDRIGPLRRAFMREGLQPQGAPRLMRADDRDAA from the coding sequence ATGACCGAAACAGAGAGCCGCACCACCGAGACCATGAGCGCCGACGTCATCGTCGTCGGGGCCGGTCCCGCGGGCCTCTTCGCGGCGCTGGCGCTTCACAACGAGGGTTTCCGCCCCGTCGTTGTAGGACCGCTCCCCGAAGGCCGGCGCGACCACCGCACCTCGGCGCTGCTCGATGGCTCCGTGCTGGCCCTGAAGCGTCTCGGCGTCTGGCCGCATCTCGAGAGCAAGGCCGCGCCGCTCCGCGTCATGCGCCTGATCGACGCGACCGGCAGTCTCATCCGCGCGCCGATCTTCGAGGGCCGCGCCGGCGAGATCGGACTTGAGGCCTTCGGCTTCAACATCGCCAACGATGACATCACCGCGGCGCTTCTGGCGACCGTGCGCGAGCGCGGCATTGCCGTGATCGCCGAGCCGGTCACGGCGGTGACGATCGATGGCGGGGCCACCGTCACCACCGCCTCCGGTCGCCTCCTCTCGGCCCCGCTGGTGGCCGGCGCCGATGGCCGGCAGTCGCTCGTGCGCCAGAGCGCCGGGATCGATGCGGTCGCCTCGCGCTATCCGCAGACGGCGGTGACCGCCACCTTCGGCCATTCAAGGCCCCACGACGACGTGTCGACCGAGTTCCACACGCCGACCGGTCCCTTCACGCTGGTGCCCCTGCCGGGCGACCGGTCGAGCCTCGTCTGCGTCGTGACGCCCCGCGAGGCGGATCATCTGCTCGCCCTCGACGATGCCGCCTTCGCCCGCGAGATCGAGCGGCGGTCGGAGGCCATCCTCGGCAAGGTGACGCTGGAGCCCGGCCGCGGCCGCTACGACCTCTCCAGCATGACCCCGAAGAGCTTCGGCCTGCCCCATGCCGCGCTCATCGGCGAGGCAGCCCATGTCGTGCCGCCCATCGGCGCGCAGGGCCTGAACCTCGGCCTGCGCGACGGCGCAGCCCTCGCCGAATGCCTCGCCGCGGCCCGTCTGCGCGGCGAGCCCATCGGCAGCGCCAGCGCCATGGCGGATTACGACCGGGCGCGGCGCGCCGACATTGTCGGCCGGACGCTCGCCATCGACGTGCTGAACCGCTCGCTGCTGTCGTCGCTCATGCCCGTCCATGTCGCCCGCGGCGCCGGCCTCTGGGCCCTCGACCGCATCGGGCCGCTGCGCCGCGCCTTCATGCGCGAGGGACTGCAGCCGCAGGGCGCGCCGCGCCTGATGCGCGCCGATGACCGCGACGCCGCTTAA
- the uraH gene encoding hydroxyisourate hydrolase, whose product MPGHLSTHVLDTAAGRPAAGIRYRLYQIDGEARRLVAEGETNADGRAPAPLLTPATIRPGPYSLEYDVAAYHRTKGFTLTDPPFLDVVTLRFNVSALDQHYHIPLLLSPYGYTTYRGS is encoded by the coding sequence ATGCCCGGACACCTGTCCACCCATGTGCTCGACACCGCTGCCGGCCGCCCCGCCGCGGGCATTCGCTACCGGCTCTACCAGATCGATGGCGAGGCACGGCGCCTGGTCGCTGAAGGCGAGACCAATGCCGACGGGCGCGCCCCGGCGCCGCTGCTGACCCCGGCGACGATCCGTCCCGGCCCCTACAGCCTCGAATATGACGTGGCGGCCTATCACCGTACCAAGGGCTTCACCCTGACCGATCCGCCTTTCCTCGATGTGGTGACGCTGCGCTTCAACGTCTCGGCGCTGGACCAGCACTACCATATCCCGCTGCTGCTCTCGCCCTACGGCTACACGACCTATCGCGGCTCATGA
- the hspQ gene encoding heat shock protein HspQ: MIDKPRQAKFKIGQVVRHRIHPFRGVIFDVDPTFSNTDEWYESIPVEMRPAKDQPFYHLFAENEVTEYIAYVSEQNLLPDTSGDPIRHPQVDEVFDKDGEGNYRVKRSGLH, translated from the coding sequence TCAAGATCGGACAGGTCGTCCGGCACCGGATCCATCCGTTCCGGGGCGTGATCTTCGACGTCGATCCGACCTTCTCGAACACGGACGAGTGGTACGAATCGATCCCTGTGGAGATGCGCCCGGCCAAGGACCAGCCGTTCTACCACCTCTTCGCCGAGAACGAGGTGACCGAGTACATCGCCTATGTGTCGGAGCAGAACCTGCTGCCGGACACGAGTGGCGATCCGATCCGCCATCCGCAGGTGGACGAGGTCTTCGACAAGGACGGCGAGGGCAATTACCGCGTCAAGCGCAGCGGCCTGCACTGA
- a CDS encoding AEC family transporter, translating to MLQVLNLAMPFFGLIALGFFTARYKAWKGTPIPEAGLGWMNFFLIYIALPALFFRILAQTPLEKLNNVPFVVGTTFATFTVFVLGFAYVAWRSGGHTGHATVAGVAAAYGNIGYMGPGLAFSTIGADAAAPVALIFCFDNILLFSLVPMLMALGGTERRSILAVIGEVVVKIVTHPFILATVAGVIAAFLQFKPPEMLDRFLGFLQNAAAPVALFTLGVTVALRMESFRALGRVAAAISPVLALKLIIHPVLAVVILSFLGTFEPSWVYAAALMACLPPALNVFIIARQYDTYVEQASNAVLLGTLVSVGTLTSVLYLVKNGLLPINLFAP from the coding sequence ATGCTGCAAGTCCTCAATCTCGCCATGCCGTTCTTCGGCCTGATCGCGCTCGGTTTTTTCACCGCGCGCTACAAGGCCTGGAAAGGCACGCCGATTCCCGAGGCCGGGCTCGGCTGGATGAACTTCTTCCTCATCTACATCGCGCTGCCGGCGCTGTTCTTCCGCATCCTCGCGCAGACGCCGCTCGAGAAGCTGAACAACGTGCCCTTCGTGGTGGGCACGACCTTCGCCACCTTCACCGTCTTCGTGCTCGGCTTCGCCTATGTGGCCTGGCGCTCGGGCGGACACACCGGCCATGCGACGGTCGCCGGGGTCGCCGCGGCCTATGGCAATATCGGCTATATGGGGCCTGGCCTCGCCTTCTCGACCATCGGGGCGGATGCTGCCGCCCCCGTCGCGCTGATCTTCTGCTTCGACAACATCCTGCTGTTCTCGCTGGTGCCGATGCTCATGGCGCTCGGCGGCACGGAGCGGCGGTCGATCCTGGCGGTGATCGGCGAGGTGGTGGTGAAGATCGTCACCCACCCCTTCATTCTGGCGACGGTCGCCGGCGTCATCGCCGCCTTCCTGCAGTTCAAGCCGCCGGAGATGCTCGACCGGTTCCTCGGCTTCCTGCAGAACGCGGCGGCACCCGTGGCGCTGTTCACGCTCGGCGTGACGGTCGCCCTGCGCATGGAAAGCTTCCGGGCGCTCGGCCGGGTGGCGGCGGCGATTTCACCTGTCCTCGCGCTCAAACTGATCATCCACCCGGTGCTGGCGGTGGTGATCCTGTCCTTCCTCGGGACCTTCGAGCCGTCCTGGGTCTATGCCGCAGCGCTCATGGCCTGCCTGCCGCCGGCCCTCAACGTCTTCATCATCGCGCGGCAATATGACACCTATGTCGAGCAGGCCTCGAACGCCGTCCTGCTCGGCACGCTGGTCTCGGTCGGCACGCTGACCAGCGTGCTCTATCTCGTGAAGAACGGCCTGCTGCCGATCAACCTCTTCGCGCCTTAA
- a CDS encoding SulP family inorganic anion transporter → MTSLTQPQASFADLFTPKLVTVLKEGYGGRDLRTDAVAGLTVAIVALPLSMAIAIASGATPDKGLITAIVGGFLISALGGSRFQIGGPAGAFIPLVASTIAIHGYDGLVIATFMAGMMLVAVGFLRLGTYIKYIPYPVTVGFTAGIAVIIGVSQIRDLLGLRLGAPEPAEMLHKLPVLWQALPSFNPAALALAGLSIAALVALKRWRPTLPGMLIVVVAGSGAALLLSLPVETIGSRFGTLASGIGYQGLPGVSLARIRELIVPAIAIAMLGGIESLLSAVVADGMTGRRHRSNCELVAQGVANMASALCGGIPVTGTIARTATNVRAGARGPVAGIFHALFLLAFLSVAGGLMAYVPLAVLAAVLAIVAWNMAEKREFASLLRASPGDALVLLAAFLLTVFVDLTAGIGVGIVLGSLLFMHRMAEAMAVESKVRLLDEDIADRDAPAPADAGRGRDRRIVTYRLSGAFFFGAAATVASVFDRIGQPPAVFILDVTDVPFLDTTGAYTLETFVHKLERAGTHVVIAGARNSVANALAHFDLKEPRLTLARNLDAATAAAEARLAFSGVP, encoded by the coding sequence ATGACCAGCCTCACGCAGCCTCAGGCGTCCTTCGCGGACCTGTTCACCCCCAAACTCGTGACGGTCCTGAAAGAGGGCTATGGCGGCCGCGACCTGCGCACCGACGCGGTCGCCGGCCTCACCGTCGCCATCGTCGCCCTGCCGCTCTCCATGGCCATCGCCATCGCCTCCGGCGCGACGCCGGACAAGGGGCTCATCACCGCGATCGTCGGCGGCTTCCTGATCTCGGCGCTCGGCGGCTCGCGCTTCCAGATCGGCGGCCCGGCCGGGGCCTTCATCCCCCTCGTCGCCTCGACGATCGCCATCCACGGCTATGACGGACTGGTCATCGCCACCTTCATGGCCGGCATGATGCTCGTCGCCGTCGGCTTCCTCAGGCTTGGCACCTACATTAAATACATCCCCTACCCCGTCACGGTCGGCTTCACCGCCGGAATCGCCGTCATCATCGGCGTCAGCCAGATTCGCGACCTCCTCGGCCTCCGGCTCGGCGCTCCGGAGCCCGCGGAAATGCTCCACAAGCTGCCTGTCCTCTGGCAGGCCCTGCCGAGCTTCAACCCCGCGGCCCTGGCGCTCGCCGGCCTCTCCATCGCGGCCCTCGTCGCCCTCAAGCGCTGGCGGCCAACCTTGCCGGGCATGCTCATCGTCGTGGTGGCGGGCTCGGGCGCGGCGCTGCTCCTCAGCCTGCCGGTCGAGACGATCGGCTCGCGCTTCGGAACCCTGGCCTCCGGCATCGGCTACCAGGGCCTGCCCGGCGTCTCGCTCGCGCGCATCCGCGAGCTCATCGTGCCGGCCATCGCCATCGCCATGCTGGGCGGCATCGAATCGCTGCTCTCGGCAGTGGTCGCCGACGGCATGACCGGCCGGCGCCACCGGTCGAACTGCGAACTGGTGGCGCAAGGCGTCGCCAACATGGCCTCGGCCCTGTGCGGCGGCATTCCCGTCACCGGAACGATCGCCCGCACCGCGACCAATGTCCGCGCCGGCGCACGTGGACCGGTTGCCGGCATCTTCCACGCCCTGTTCCTGCTGGCCTTCCTGTCGGTCGCGGGCGGCCTCATGGCCTATGTGCCGCTGGCGGTGCTCGCGGCGGTCCTCGCCATCGTCGCCTGGAACATGGCGGAGAAGCGGGAATTCGCCTCGCTGCTGCGCGCCTCGCCGGGCGACGCGCTGGTGCTTCTCGCCGCCTTCCTGCTTACCGTCTTCGTGGACCTGACAGCCGGCATCGGCGTTGGCATTGTCCTCGGCTCGCTGCTCTTCATGCACCGCATGGCCGAGGCCATGGCGGTGGAGAGCAAGGTGCGCCTGCTCGACGAGGACATTGCCGATCGCGATGCCCCGGCTCCCGCCGATGCCGGCCGCGGCCGCGACCGCCGGATCGTCACCTACCGGCTGAGCGGCGCCTTCTTCTTCGGCGCGGCGGCGACCGTAGCATCGGTCTTCGACCGTATCGGCCAGCCGCCGGCGGTCTTCATCCTCGACGTCACCGACGTGCCCTTCCTCGACACGACCGGCGCCTACACGCTGGAGACCTTCGTTCACAAGCTGGAGCGCGCCGGCACCCATGTCGTCATCGCCGGGGCGCGCAACAGTGTGGCGAATGCCCTCGCCCATTTCGACCTGAAAGAACCGCGGCTGACCCTCGCGCGTAACCTTGATGCGGCAACCGCAGCGGCGGAGGCGCGCCTCGCCTTCTCGGGCGTCCCCTGA
- the xdhA gene encoding xanthine dehydrogenase small subunit gives MTTRPLRFLHRGQVVEIATVPPMTTVLDWLRLQKRLTGTKEGCGEGDCGACTVALGRVKGGRLIYEPANACILLLGQLDGAELVTVEDLAVGGRLHPVQQALVDHHGSQCGFCTPGFVMSLFTLHQEGGGADREAVLSRISGNLCRCTGYRPIVDAAEAALAVPNDRFRARAAETVAQLARLRDDKDLFVADGEGFFAAPASLDALCALAEAHPDATLLGGATDVGLWITKQLRTLPKILHTGRVTELRRLADDGDSLSIGAAVTYAEARQALSAFDPDVALLLERLGSAQVRAAGTIGGNVANGSPIGDTPPLLIALGATVELQKAGVVRQLPIERFFLAYGRQDRQPSEVLTRIIVPKRAAGLHLRVFKIAKRFDQDISSVMVALAVTLEGGRIASARIAFGGMAGIPKRATAVEAALVGAAPADEAAVATAVARLAEDFTPLDDHRASAAYRLTVAGNLIRKALAEIAAGERSSTRIAPLRGGAHAA, from the coding sequence ATGACGACGCGTCCGCTCCGCTTCCTGCATCGCGGACAGGTGGTTGAGATCGCCACCGTCCCGCCCATGACGACGGTCCTCGACTGGCTGAGGCTGCAGAAGCGTCTCACCGGCACCAAGGAAGGCTGCGGCGAGGGCGATTGCGGCGCCTGCACCGTGGCGCTCGGCCGGGTGAAGGGCGGGCGGCTGATCTACGAGCCCGCCAATGCCTGCATCCTGCTGCTCGGCCAGCTCGATGGCGCCGAACTGGTGACGGTGGAGGATCTTGCAGTCGGCGGCCGCCTCCATCCGGTCCAGCAGGCGCTGGTGGACCACCACGGCTCGCAATGCGGCTTCTGCACGCCCGGCTTCGTGATGAGCCTCTTCACGCTCCATCAGGAGGGTGGTGGCGCGGATCGCGAGGCCGTGCTCTCGCGCATCTCCGGCAATCTCTGCCGCTGCACTGGCTATCGGCCGATCGTCGATGCGGCCGAGGCGGCCCTGGCCGTGCCCAATGACAGGTTCAGGGCGCGCGCCGCCGAAACCGTGGCGCAGCTGGCGCGGCTGCGCGACGACAAGGACCTGTTCGTGGCCGATGGCGAGGGGTTCTTTGCCGCGCCCGCCAGCCTCGATGCGCTCTGCGCCCTGGCCGAGGCCCATCCCGATGCGACACTGCTCGGCGGTGCCACCGATGTGGGCCTTTGGATTACCAAGCAGCTCCGGACCCTGCCGAAAATCCTCCATACCGGCCGCGTGACGGAGCTGAGGCGGCTCGCTGATGACGGCGACAGCCTGTCCATCGGCGCCGCCGTGACCTATGCGGAGGCGAGGCAGGCCCTGTCCGCCTTCGATCCCGACGTCGCCCTGCTGCTGGAGCGTCTCGGCTCGGCGCAGGTGCGCGCCGCCGGCACGATCGGCGGCAACGTGGCCAACGGCTCGCCGATCGGCGATACCCCGCCGCTCCTCATCGCGCTCGGCGCGACGGTCGAGCTGCAGAAGGCCGGCGTTGTCCGGCAGTTGCCGATTGAAAGGTTCTTCTTGGCCTACGGCCGGCAGGATCGTCAGCCCAGCGAGGTGCTGACGCGGATCATCGTGCCGAAGCGGGCGGCGGGCCTGCATCTGCGGGTCTTCAAGATCGCCAAGCGCTTCGACCAGGACATTTCCTCGGTGATGGTGGCGCTGGCGGTGACGCTGGAGGGCGGTCGTATCGCATCGGCCCGCATCGCCTTCGGCGGCATGGCGGGGATCCCGAAGCGCGCCACGGCCGTCGAGGCGGCGCTGGTTGGTGCCGCCCCCGCCGACGAAGCCGCCGTGGCAACCGCCGTTGCGCGTCTGGCGGAGGATTTCACACCCCTCGACGACCACCGCGCCTCGGCGGCCTATCGCCTGACGGTCGCCGGCAATCTCATCCGCAAGGCCCTTGCCGAGATCGCCGCGGGTGAGCGGTCGTCCACGCGGATCGCGCCGCTGAGGGGAGGCGCCCATGCGGCCTGA